The following proteins come from a genomic window of Bartonella apihabitans:
- a CDS encoding cysteine desulfurase family protein has protein sequence MSSSRCYLDYNATTPLSDAARNALVSALDVYGNPSSVHQEGRAAKALLEKARRQVANRLHTEPDHVVFTSGATEAAMTLLTPDYKMGRSDVHFSKVYIGATEHPCIGKGGRFEKDRQEIIDVDENGIINLDELERKLSAHDKSEGLPMVAIQAANGETGVIQPVGKIADIVKQAGGVLVVDIVQYIGKLPVNVDSFGGDFFIVAAHKIGGPKGIGAFVATGSALMPQPLILGGGQEKGFRSGTESIPLIAAFGAAMEQKPTTQDLDHSKALQMRLEHGLHQLSNNLVIFGEKSPRLPNTTYFAVDGLKAETLQIGFDLAGFAVSAGSACSSGKVKQSGVLAAMGCHVPDGAIRVSTGKHTSLKNIDDFLSAFEKIIRNSKN, from the coding sequence ATGTCATCTTCAAGATGCTATCTCGATTATAATGCTACAACGCCTTTGTCAGATGCTGCCCGCAACGCTTTGGTGAGCGCACTTGACGTATATGGCAATCCTTCTTCGGTTCATCAGGAAGGGCGAGCCGCAAAAGCCCTGCTGGAAAAAGCACGGCGGCAGGTCGCCAATCGTCTTCATACCGAGCCCGATCACGTTGTTTTTACCTCCGGTGCAACGGAAGCGGCAATGACGCTTCTTACACCCGATTACAAAATGGGACGTTCGGATGTCCACTTTTCTAAAGTCTATATAGGAGCAACCGAACATCCCTGCATTGGAAAAGGCGGTCGATTTGAAAAAGACCGGCAGGAAATTATTGATGTTGATGAAAATGGCATCATCAACCTTGACGAACTTGAAAGAAAACTCTCGGCTCATGATAAATCCGAAGGACTACCAATGGTTGCTATTCAGGCGGCCAACGGCGAAACCGGTGTCATTCAGCCGGTTGGAAAAATTGCCGATATTGTCAAACAGGCGGGCGGCGTTCTTGTTGTCGATATTGTGCAATATATTGGCAAACTCCCTGTCAATGTCGATAGCTTCGGAGGGGATTTCTTTATTGTCGCAGCACATAAGATCGGCGGGCCAAAAGGCATCGGCGCATTTGTAGCCACAGGAAGTGCTCTTATGCCACAACCGCTTATATTGGGTGGAGGGCAGGAAAAAGGCTTCCGCTCTGGCACAGAGTCAATTCCGCTCATCGCCGCGTTCGGTGCAGCGATGGAACAAAAACCGACAACTCAGGATTTAGATCATTCTAAAGCTCTTCAAATGCGTCTGGAACACGGGTTGCATCAATTGAGTAACAATCTTGTTATTTTCGGAGAAAAATCACCACGTCTACCGAATACAACCTATTTTGCTGTTGACGGTTTAAAGGCCGAAACGCTGCAAATCGGTTTTGATCTTGCCGGATTTGCGGTTTCGGCCGGATCGGCTTGTTCCTCGGGAAAAGTGAAACAAAGTGGTGTTCTTGCAGCAATGGGGTGCCATGTACCCGATGGCGCAATCCGGGTTTCTACAGGTAAACACACAAGCTTGAAAAACATTGATGACTTTCTCTCGGCTTTCGAAAAAATCATCCGGAATTCAAAAAATTAA